Proteins from a genomic interval of Sphingobacterium lactis:
- a CDS encoding FtsW/RodA/SpoVE family cell cycle protein, whose product MEYIFSKLKGDKWIWIIVILLSFWSLLAVYSSVGTLAYKEGKGTELYLFKHLFIVVAGLVLMYLSHKLDYRYYAGISKLLMVITIPLLLYTLVFGSKVNEASRWLTIPVINQTFQTSDLAKLALITFLARMLSRKQEEIKDVKKSFIPIMGAVCFVFVLIAWANLSTALMLFGVSVLLLLIGRISFKQIAVVCLGGGVLLMLVILLGPRRATYMSRIEGFFKTESVHDGKTSFQDDKNFQANNAKIAIATGEMFGKGVGNSVQRNVLPHPYSDFIFAIIIEEYGTIGGAVLLFLYIALMYRCIRIVTLSPRAFGAFLAAGLGFSLTIQALANMAVAVGLGPVTGVPLPLVSMGGTSILFTSVALGIILSVSRNVEELKQEEEKVPVKSPNKKVVVGTI is encoded by the coding sequence ATGGAATACATTTTTTCTAAACTGAAAGGCGATAAGTGGATCTGGATCATTGTGATCCTGTTATCCTTTTGGTCCTTGTTGGCTGTTTACAGTTCGGTAGGAACGTTGGCTTACAAGGAAGGCAAGGGTACGGAGCTTTATCTATTTAAACATTTATTTATCGTTGTTGCCGGTTTAGTGCTGATGTATCTGTCGCATAAATTGGATTACCGGTATTATGCGGGTATTTCCAAGTTATTGATGGTCATCACCATTCCACTATTGTTATACACCTTGGTGTTCGGAAGCAAGGTCAATGAAGCAAGTCGCTGGCTGACGATTCCGGTGATCAACCAGACGTTCCAGACTTCCGATTTGGCGAAATTGGCATTGATTACCTTCCTGGCGCGGATGTTATCCCGGAAGCAGGAAGAGATCAAGGATGTGAAGAAATCCTTCATTCCAATCATGGGGGCGGTTTGTTTTGTGTTCGTCCTGATTGCTTGGGCCAACCTCTCCACGGCATTGATGCTGTTCGGCGTGAGTGTGCTCCTGTTGTTGATCGGGCGGATCAGTTTCAAACAGATTGCAGTCGTATGCTTGGGCGGAGGTGTGCTCCTGATGTTGGTGATCCTGTTGGGGCCACGTCGTGCAACGTACATGAGCCGGATCGAAGGGTTCTTTAAAACAGAAAGCGTACATGACGGAAAGACGTCATTCCAGGACGATAAGAATTTCCAGGCGAACAATGCCAAGATTGCGATTGCGACTGGTGAGATGTTCGGTAAAGGTGTGGGCAATAGTGTGCAGCGTAACGTGCTGCCGCATCCCTATTCGGATTTTATCTTCGCGATCATTATCGAGGAATACGGAACGATAGGTGGGGCGGTGTTACTCTTTCTGTATATCGCACTGATGTATCGGTGCATACGGATCGTGACGCTGAGTCCGCGAGCCTTCGGGGCTTTTCTGGCGGCTGGGTTGGGCTTCAGCTTGACCATACAGGCCTTGGCCAATATGGCGGTAGCTGTCGGTTTAGGTCCGGTAACAGGGGTTCCGCTTCCGTTGGTCAGTATGGGGGGTACCTCCATCTTGTTCACCAGTGTGGCCTTGGGCATTATCCTGAGTGTAAGCCGGAACGTGGAGGAGTTGAAACAGGAAGAAGAAAAAGTTCCCGTAAAGAGCCCGAACAAAAAGGTTGTTGTCGGAACGATTTAA
- the murG gene encoding undecaprenyldiphospho-muramoylpentapeptide beta-N-acetylglucosaminyltransferase produces MAHRIIISGGGTGGHIFPAIAIANALKNIAPDTEILFVGANGKMEMERVPAAGYEIIGLDIAGINRQSPLKNIGLPFKMIKSLWKARRVLKEFKAEAAIGVGGYASGPLLMMANMMGLPTIIQEQNSYAGVTNKKLGAKARKICVAYEGMDRFFPSERVLLTGNPIRKSSVSIEGKREEAMHAFGLDASKPTLLVTGGSLGALTLNDSIKAGIPALVAAGVQVIWQCGSYYYEKLQAEFGEQLPDSIKLMPFLERMDYAYAAADVIVARAGAGTISELCVIAKPVVLVPSPNVADDHQTKNANALVVKGAALMVRDVEAREGLVPAVLELFQDTEKQADLREQIGKLALPDADVVIAQEVLNLIK; encoded by the coding sequence ATGGCGCATAGAATTATTATCAGTGGTGGTGGAACGGGAGGACATATCTTCCCTGCGATTGCGATAGCCAATGCGCTAAAGAATATTGCTCCGGATACCGAGATCCTCTTTGTTGGGGCCAACGGTAAGATGGAAATGGAGCGAGTGCCTGCAGCAGGATATGAAATCATCGGATTGGATATCGCTGGCATAAACAGACAATCTCCATTGAAGAATATCGGTCTTCCCTTTAAGATGATCAAAAGTCTGTGGAAGGCGAGACGCGTTCTTAAAGAGTTTAAGGCAGAAGCAGCCATTGGTGTTGGGGGGTATGCATCGGGGCCGTTGTTGATGATGGCCAACATGATGGGCTTACCAACAATCATCCAGGAGCAGAATTCCTATGCTGGGGTAACCAACAAGAAGTTGGGTGCCAAAGCCAGGAAAATCTGTGTCGCCTATGAGGGGATGGACAGGTTCTTTCCTTCAGAGCGTGTGCTTTTGACGGGAAATCCCATCCGTAAATCTTCGGTTTCGATCGAAGGCAAACGCGAGGAGGCCATGCATGCTTTCGGGCTGGATGCTTCCAAGCCTACGCTTTTGGTGACTGGAGGTAGCTTAGGTGCCCTGACACTGAACGATAGCATCAAGGCCGGGATCCCTGCTTTGGTCGCTGCCGGGGTGCAGGTGATCTGGCAGTGTGGCAGCTATTACTACGAGAAATTGCAGGCCGAATTTGGCGAGCAGCTTCCCGATAGCATCAAGCTGATGCCGTTCCTGGAGCGTATGGATTATGCCTATGCAGCTGCTGATGTTATCGTAGCACGTGCTGGTGCAGGGACCATTTCCGAGCTGTGCGTCATTGCAAAGCCCGTGGTGTTGGTGCCTTCGCCGAATGTAGCGGACGATCACCAGACCAAGAACGCCAATGCATTGGTGGTAAAAGGTGCAGCGCTGATGGTTCGGGATGTGGAAGCACGAGAAGGTTTGGTACCTGCCGTACTGGAATTGTTCCAGGATACCGAAAAACAGGCGGACCTGCGCGAGCAGATCGGCAAATTGGCCCTTCCGGATGCGGATGTGGTCATCGCACAGGAAGTTTTGAATTTAATAAAGTAA
- a CDS encoding penicillin-binding protein, whose product MNIRKSILIRVYLAFGLMVFGALLVFGKLLHLQYVDGDEWRQIADSLTIRERVIEAARGNIYSNDGSLLATSVPEYEIRFDAMAIPSEHNDVFNARVDSLANKLSKFFGDKSARQYLTQLKAARAKGQRYMLIKRDVSHQQLKVLKTFPLLRNFKEEKERFSSSLIAVRENKRILPFTNLAARTIGYKNTKGDTVRVGLEGAYGDYIEGKSGVQLMQRIAGGVWIPVNREVEVAPTDGSDIIATIDVNMQDMAQRALEKQLITSNADNGCVILMEVETGEVRAIANFTKDTDGVYREKFNYAIAQGADPGSTFKVASYLVALNDGVVDTNTVIDIGNGTYKVPGHTIRDSHAPKKSRVTVKEAFEESSNVGVAKMINTHYGKNPEKFTGRLHEWGMNQPLGLQIPGEANPWVKMPDSRSWSKLSLVQMAYGYELKLTPLQTLTLFNAVANDGRMVAPLFVKEIQHLGTTVKKFDARVINKQIASEDAIRKMQAMMKGVMVEGTGKRLTSPLYTSAGKTGTAQMADGAKGYGARRYQSSFAGYFPADNPKYSMIVVIRNPRNGYYGGSVAGPVFRELADMVYANDLSLHKTFDKRKVNFTGAKVPYTLQGSKDATAKVYQMLGIQSVNWNTVVDSGKDSSKHTPSAFTVSEFKEGIVPNVVGMGLVDAIYAMENAGFKATIHGKGKVINQSLAAGQRLRPGTNVLIELK is encoded by the coding sequence ATGAATATTAGAAAGTCCATATTGATTCGGGTTTACCTGGCATTTGGCCTGATGGTGTTTGGTGCGCTATTGGTTTTCGGGAAGCTCTTGCATCTGCAATATGTGGATGGGGATGAGTGGCGTCAGATCGCGGATAGCTTGACCATCCGTGAGCGCGTGATCGAAGCGGCCCGTGGAAATATCTACTCCAATGATGGAAGTTTACTGGCTACTTCGGTGCCAGAATATGAAATACGGTTTGATGCGATGGCCATTCCATCCGAGCACAATGATGTATTCAATGCTCGGGTGGATTCTTTGGCCAATAAGTTGTCGAAGTTTTTCGGTGACAAATCGGCACGTCAATACCTCACCCAACTGAAGGCGGCACGTGCCAAAGGTCAGCGCTATATGCTGATCAAACGCGATGTGTCCCATCAGCAATTGAAAGTATTAAAGACGTTCCCTCTTCTTCGGAATTTTAAGGAAGAGAAGGAGCGTTTCTCGAGTTCATTGATCGCGGTTCGTGAGAACAAGCGCATTCTGCCTTTCACCAACTTGGCAGCGCGTACCATCGGGTACAAGAATACCAAAGGCGACACCGTGCGTGTGGGTCTTGAAGGTGCTTATGGCGATTACATCGAAGGGAAAAGCGGTGTGCAGTTGATGCAGCGTATCGCAGGGGGTGTTTGGATTCCGGTAAACAGGGAGGTGGAAGTTGCCCCAACCGATGGATCGGATATCATCGCAACCATTGATGTAAACATGCAGGATATGGCACAACGTGCCTTGGAAAAACAATTGATCACGAGTAACGCCGATAATGGTTGTGTGATCCTCATGGAAGTCGAGACCGGCGAAGTGCGTGCGATTGCCAACTTCACGAAAGATACAGATGGCGTTTACCGCGAGAAATTCAACTATGCGATTGCGCAGGGTGCGGATCCAGGTTCCACCTTCAAAGTAGCTTCCTATTTGGTGGCGTTGAATGATGGTGTTGTGGATACAAATACTGTAATTGATATCGGCAATGGTACTTATAAGGTTCCGGGTCATACCATCCGTGACTCCCATGCGCCGAAGAAATCCAGGGTAACCGTGAAAGAAGCCTTTGAGGAATCTTCCAACGTCGGTGTTGCGAAAATGATCAATACGCACTACGGTAAGAATCCGGAGAAATTTACGGGCAGATTGCATGAGTGGGGAATGAACCAGCCATTGGGCCTTCAGATCCCTGGAGAAGCCAATCCATGGGTCAAAATGCCTGATAGCCGCTCTTGGAGCAAGTTATCCTTGGTACAGATGGCGTATGGCTATGAATTGAAATTGACACCACTACAGACATTGACGCTATTCAATGCCGTTGCAAATGACGGTAGAATGGTGGCGCCATTGTTCGTAAAGGAAATACAACATTTGGGAACAACGGTTAAGAAATTCGACGCCCGCGTGATCAACAAACAGATCGCTTCTGAAGATGCCATCCGTAAGATGCAGGCCATGATGAAGGGCGTAATGGTGGAAGGTACAGGTAAACGCCTGACCAGTCCATTGTACACTTCAGCGGGTAAGACCGGTACGGCGCAAATGGCGGACGGTGCAAAAGGATACGGAGCACGCAGATACCAGTCCTCATTTGCGGGATATTTCCCGGCAGATAATCCGAAGTATTCGATGATCGTCGTGATCCGTAACCCAAGGAATGGATATTACGGTGGATCGGTTGCAGGACCGGTATTCCGGGAGCTTGCAGACATGGTCTATGCGAATGACCTTTCGCTGCATAAGACATTTGACAAGCGTAAGGTAAATTTCACCGGTGCGAAAGTGCCTTATACCTTACAGGGTTCCAAGGATGCGACAGCGAAGGTATACCAGATGCTGGGCATTCAATCCGTAAACTGGAATACGGTTGTGGATTCGGGGAAAGATTCCTCAAAACATACACCATCCGCATTTACGGTGTCGGAATTTAAGGAAGGTATTGTGCCGAACGTCGTAGGTATGGGCTTGGTGGATGCGATCTATGCGATGGAAAATGCAGGTTTCAAAGCGACCATCCATGGTAAAGGAAAAGTGATTAATCAATCGTTAGCTGCGGGTCAGCGTTTGAGACCCGGCACGAACGTACTCATAGAATTGAAATAA
- a CDS encoding UDP-N-acetylmuramoyl-L-alanyl-D-glutamate--2,6-diaminopimelate ligase: MLLKDLLHAIPVTDYRGSLETEVSSLCLDSRKVQQGSAFVAVRGHQTDGHLYLGKAIELGASVLVVEELPAEINEGLVYVVVADSAYALGVMASNFYGNPSAKLKLVGVTGTNGKTTIATLLFNLFQKLGFHVGLLSTVQNMIGDRKVEATHTTPDPISLNALLREMVEDGCDYCFMEVSSHAVVQQRIAGLRFVGGIFSNITHDHLDFHGTFAHYIKAKKKFFDDLDRSAFALSNIDDKNGLVMLQNTFAHKKTYGLHQMADFKAKILENHFDGMLLQIDGQEVWVKLVGDFNAYNLLAVFGAAILLEQETVKVLTALSEITGAEGRFETLKSSTGVVAIVDYAHTPDAVENVLETINGLRQAGQQIFTVLGCGGDRDKTKRPEMAEVAARLSDKVVLTSDNPRSEDPATIIKEMEVGVPADKKKNVFSITDRREAIRAAFHLAQPGDVILVAGKGHEKYQEIQGVKNHFDDKEELIKIFNDHN; this comes from the coding sequence ATGTTATTGAAGGACTTGCTACATGCTATACCGGTAACTGATTACCGTGGTTCTCTGGAAACAGAGGTGAGCTCGTTATGCTTGGACTCAAGAAAAGTACAGCAGGGCAGTGCCTTTGTTGCCGTACGTGGACACCAAACCGATGGCCATCTCTACTTGGGGAAAGCCATCGAACTTGGAGCATCCGTGTTGGTGGTGGAGGAGTTGCCGGCAGAAATCAATGAAGGGTTGGTGTATGTGGTGGTTGCCGATTCAGCCTATGCATTAGGTGTGATGGCATCCAACTTTTACGGCAATCCATCGGCGAAGTTGAAATTGGTGGGTGTAACGGGTACCAATGGAAAAACGACCATTGCGACACTGTTGTTCAACCTCTTTCAGAAACTAGGTTTCCATGTGGGTTTGCTATCCACTGTTCAGAATATGATCGGAGACCGGAAAGTGGAAGCAACGCATACTACGCCGGATCCCATTTCCCTGAACGCACTGTTGCGTGAAATGGTCGAGGATGGTTGTGATTATTGCTTTATGGAGGTCAGCTCCCATGCGGTAGTTCAGCAGCGTATTGCAGGCTTGCGATTCGTGGGCGGGATATTCAGCAACATTACCCATGACCACCTGGATTTCCACGGAACATTCGCACATTATATCAAAGCGAAGAAAAAGTTCTTTGACGATTTAGATCGCTCTGCATTTGCGCTGAGCAATATCGATGATAAAAATGGGTTGGTGATGCTGCAGAATACTTTTGCACACAAGAAAACCTATGGCCTTCACCAAATGGCAGACTTTAAGGCTAAGATCCTGGAGAACCACTTTGATGGTATGCTCCTGCAGATCGACGGACAGGAAGTTTGGGTGAAATTGGTGGGCGACTTCAACGCCTACAACCTATTGGCGGTTTTCGGTGCAGCGATTTTGCTGGAGCAGGAAACGGTTAAGGTCCTGACCGCATTGAGCGAGATAACCGGTGCCGAAGGTCGTTTCGAGACTTTGAAATCCAGTACGGGTGTCGTAGCGATCGTCGATTACGCCCATACGCCGGATGCGGTTGAAAATGTACTGGAAACCATCAACGGCTTACGCCAGGCAGGTCAGCAGATCTTTACGGTGTTGGGTTGCGGTGGTGACCGTGACAAGACCAAACGCCCCGAGATGGCGGAGGTTGCTGCCCGATTGAGCGACAAAGTCGTGTTGACTTCGGACAACCCGCGCTCAGAGGATCCAGCGACGATCATCAAAGAAATGGAAGTCGGCGTGCCGGCGGACAAGAAAAAGAACGTGTTTTCCATTACCGACAGAAGAGAGGCCATCCGTGCGGCATTCCATCTGGCACAGCCAGGAGATGTCATCTTGGTAGCTGGAAAGGGACACGAGAAATACCAGGAAATACAAGGAGTGAAAAATCACTTTGACGATAAGGAGGAATTAATAAAAATTTTTAACGATCACAATTAG
- the rsmH gene encoding 16S rRNA (cytosine(1402)-N(4))-methyltransferase RsmH, which produces MSNEIGYHVPVMLQECIDALAIKPNGIYVDVTFGGGGHSKEILKHLGPEGRLIAFDQDPDAIKNALPDERFTLIHQNFRFLKNYLRLEGVKQVDGILADLGVSSHQFDAADRGFSIRFDADLDMRMDQVSDLDARKVLNTYAEEELHRIFGMYGEIQNAKSLAKTIVTNRLNGPIQTVAELKEVIKRLVPKGKEHKYHAQVFQALRIEVNKELEALQEFLEQTAAVLKPEGRLVVMSYHSLEDRLVKNFMAKGKFKGEVEKDFFGNEIKPFHVISRKAIVATADEVQQNNRARSAKLRVAEKK; this is translated from the coding sequence ATGAGTAATGAAATCGGCTACCACGTTCCTGTCATGTTGCAGGAATGCATTGATGCACTAGCTATAAAACCAAACGGCATTTATGTCGACGTCACTTTCGGTGGAGGAGGGCATTCAAAGGAGATTTTGAAGCATTTGGGGCCAGAAGGTCGCCTGATCGCTTTTGATCAGGATCCGGATGCCATCAAGAATGCGCTGCCCGATGAGCGATTTACGCTGATCCACCAGAATTTTAGATTCTTGAAAAATTATTTGCGATTGGAAGGTGTGAAGCAGGTGGACGGGATTTTGGCGGATCTGGGGGTTTCTTCACATCAGTTCGACGCGGCGGACCGTGGGTTTTCCATCCGTTTCGATGCGGATTTGGATATGCGCATGGACCAAGTGTCGGATCTGGATGCACGGAAGGTCTTGAATACCTATGCAGAAGAGGAACTTCACCGCATATTCGGTATGTACGGCGAGATTCAGAACGCGAAATCCTTGGCGAAAACGATTGTCACCAACCGATTGAACGGGCCGATCCAAACCGTAGCGGAACTTAAGGAAGTTATCAAACGTTTGGTGCCGAAAGGGAAGGAGCATAAATACCACGCGCAGGTTTTCCAGGCACTACGGATCGAGGTGAATAAGGAGCTGGAGGCATTGCAGGAATTCTTGGAGCAGACAGCGGCTGTCCTAAAACCTGAAGGGCGTTTGGTGGTGATGTCCTACCATTCCTTGGAAGACCGTCTGGTAAAGAATTTTATGGCCAAAGGGAAATTCAAGGGCGAAGTGGAGAAAGATTTCTTCGGCAACGAGATCAAGCCATTCCACGTGATCAGCAGAAAAGCGATCGTGGCGACGGCAGATGAAGTGCAGCAGAATAACAGAGCCCGCAGTGCAAAGTTGAGGGTGGCGGAAAAAAAATAG
- the mraY gene encoding phospho-N-acetylmuramoyl-pentapeptide-transferase, translating to MLYYLFTWLNEYIHIPGAGLFQYISFRTAMAVIVSLMITTVYGSRLIRLLHQKQVGETIRDLGLEGEKKKQGTPTMGGLIIIAGILVPTLLFAKLDNIYIILMIITTVWMGAIGFLDDYIKVFRKNKEGLAGKFKVIGQVGLGVLIAITMYFHPEIVARQQVTNPTSSKPVEVVINPSTGEKIYAENVKSTKTNIPFYKNNEFDYAKVLDVFGITNPWATFVVFLIVVVFIITAVSNGANITDGIDGLATGTSAIMGVTLAILAYVSGNIIFADYLNIMFIPNSGELVIFAGAFVGACTGFLWYNAYPAQVFMGDTGSLAIGGIIAAFAILIRKELLIPVLCGIFLIENLSVILQVSYFKYTKKKFGEGRRIFLMSPLHHHYQKKGYHESKIVTRFVIVSIILAILTIVTLKVR from the coding sequence ATGCTTTACTATTTATTCACTTGGCTTAACGAGTATATCCACATTCCGGGTGCTGGATTATTCCAGTATATCTCGTTCCGTACGGCCATGGCAGTTATTGTGTCGTTGATGATCACTACAGTTTACGGTAGCCGTTTGATCCGCCTGTTGCACCAGAAGCAAGTTGGAGAAACCATTCGCGACCTTGGTCTGGAAGGTGAGAAAAAGAAACAAGGTACACCGACGATGGGGGGGCTCATCATTATTGCGGGTATCCTGGTGCCGACGCTGTTGTTTGCCAAGTTGGATAATATTTACATCATCCTGATGATCATTACCACGGTGTGGATGGGAGCTATTGGTTTCCTGGATGACTACATCAAGGTGTTCCGCAAAAACAAAGAAGGTTTGGCAGGTAAGTTTAAAGTGATCGGTCAAGTAGGTCTAGGTGTATTGATTGCGATCACGATGTACTTCCATCCAGAGATCGTTGCCAGACAGCAGGTGACCAACCCCACTTCTTCCAAGCCTGTTGAGGTGGTGATTAACCCATCAACTGGAGAAAAGATTTACGCAGAGAATGTGAAGTCCACGAAGACGAACATTCCTTTCTATAAGAACAATGAATTTGATTATGCCAAGGTATTGGATGTTTTCGGCATCACGAATCCTTGGGCTACGTTCGTGGTTTTCTTGATTGTGGTCGTGTTCATTATCACGGCGGTATCCAATGGAGCCAATATTACCGATGGGATCGATGGCTTGGCCACGGGTACCTCGGCGATCATGGGGGTGACCCTGGCGATATTGGCCTACGTGTCGGGTAACATCATTTTCGCAGATTACCTGAACATCATGTTCATCCCGAATTCGGGTGAGCTGGTAATCTTTGCCGGCGCTTTTGTAGGGGCATGTACGGGATTCCTGTGGTACAACGCCTATCCGGCGCAGGTATTCATGGGGGATACAGGATCCTTGGCCATTGGTGGTATCATTGCTGCCTTCGCCATCCTGATCCGTAAGGAATTGTTGATCCCTGTATTGTGCGGAATTTTCTTGATCGAGAATCTGTCGGTTATCCTGCAGGTTTCCTATTTCAAGTATACCAAGAAGAAGTTTGGTGAAGGCCGTCGGATTTTCCTGATGTCGCCATTGCACCACCACTATCAGAAAAAAGGATACCATGAATCCAAGATCGTGACGCGTTTTGTAATCGTGTCCATCATCTTGGCAATTTTAACCATCGTAACATTGAAAGTAAGATAA
- the murD gene encoding UDP-N-acetylmuramoyl-L-alanine--D-glutamate ligase has product MPNIAHTYYPQSGRLVILGAGESGVGAAILGKDKGFDVFVSDMGSISDKYKADLQAEGIAFEEGQHSEELILNADLVVKSPGIPEKAPMIKKLRAAGLPIISEIEFAAQYTDAKLFCITGSNGKTTTTLLTYHILKNGGMDVGLAGNIGNSFALQVAREHHEAYVLEISSFMLDDMYHFRADVAVILNITPDHLDRYDYKMENYVASKFRMVQNQTSADYFIYCMDDPETMAALAKHPTAAVHLPFTYDSMTELGAYVDTAKNINILVPNRDAFIMNIEELSLQGKHNVYNNMASGLVGKIQQLRNKAMMESMSSFTNVEHRLEHVAIIGGVNYINDSKATNVNSVWYALESFSTDIVLIMGGVDKGNDYEMLKDLVRSKVKAIICIGKDTGRIHEAFEDDTEVIVNSASMSDAVQIASHLAKKGDTVLLSPACASFDWFKNYEDRGDKFKEAVMTL; this is encoded by the coding sequence ATGCCAAACATTGCACATACATATTACCCACAATCTGGACGCCTCGTTATCCTTGGCGCAGGAGAGAGTGGTGTGGGTGCCGCGATCCTGGGTAAGGATAAGGGCTTTGATGTATTTGTGTCTGATATGGGATCTATCAGCGATAAATATAAAGCGGATCTACAGGCGGAGGGCATTGCTTTCGAGGAAGGGCAACACAGCGAGGAGTTGATCCTCAACGCTGACCTTGTCGTAAAGAGCCCCGGCATTCCGGAAAAGGCACCGATGATCAAGAAATTGAGAGCTGCGGGATTGCCCATTATTTCGGAGATCGAGTTTGCGGCACAATATACCGATGCCAAGCTGTTCTGTATCACGGGTTCGAACGGAAAGACGACCACCACATTGCTGACATATCATATCCTGAAAAACGGAGGTATGGACGTTGGTCTGGCGGGCAATATTGGCAATAGCTTTGCCCTGCAGGTGGCGCGTGAGCACCATGAAGCCTATGTACTGGAAATCTCCAGCTTTATGTTGGATGACATGTACCACTTCCGGGCCGATGTTGCCGTGATCTTGAACATTACACCGGACCATCTGGACCGGTATGACTATAAGATGGAGAATTATGTGGCTTCAAAGTTCCGCATGGTTCAAAATCAAACTTCCGCGGATTACTTCATCTACTGCATGGATGACCCGGAGACCATGGCCGCATTGGCAAAGCACCCTACTGCAGCGGTGCACCTGCCATTTACCTACGATTCCATGACGGAATTGGGAGCATACGTGGACACAGCAAAGAATATCAACATTTTAGTACCTAATAGAGACGCTTTTATCATGAATATTGAAGAATTATCATTGCAAGGCAAGCACAATGTTTACAACAACATGGCTTCGGGGTTGGTTGGAAAAATCCAGCAGTTAAGAAATAAGGCGATGATGGAGAGCATGAGTTCCTTTACGAATGTAGAGCATAGATTGGAACATGTGGCCATTATTGGTGGGGTGAATTATATCAATGATTCAAAAGCAACAAACGTGAATTCCGTATGGTATGCGTTGGAGAGCTTCTCCACGGATATCGTATTGATCATGGGCGGTGTCGACAAGGGGAATGATTACGAAATGTTGAAAGATCTTGTGCGCAGCAAGGTGAAAGCGATCATCTGTATCGGTAAGGATACGGGCCGTATTCATGAGGCATTTGAAGATGATACCGAAGTTATTGTGAACTCAGCATCGATGAGCGATGCCGTTCAGATTGCTTCCCACTTGGCGAAGAAGGGAGATACTGTTCTGCTTTCTCCAGCATGTGCAAGTTTTGATTGGTTTAAGAATTATGAAGACCGCGGCGATAAGTTCAAAGAAGCGGTAATGACTTTATAA
- the mraZ gene encoding division/cell wall cluster transcriptional repressor MraZ, which translates to MIQLIGEYDCKLDTKGRMVVPAALKRQLPDAEREGLVVNRGFEKNLVIYTKEEWNKKMLQLSKLNQYNVKNRNFIRQFMRGATELTLDSAGRVLLPKTLLEYANIQGDVFLQCQFDKIEVWAKAEYENLMEGNSDEDFASLAEEVMGGFDFGGLGDE; encoded by the coding sequence ATGATTCAATTAATCGGAGAATACGACTGTAAGCTAGACACCAAGGGAAGAATGGTGGTTCCTGCTGCGCTCAAAAGGCAATTGCCTGACGCAGAGCGGGAAGGGCTTGTCGTGAACCGCGGTTTTGAGAAGAATTTAGTGATCTATACGAAAGAAGAGTGGAATAAGAAGATGCTTCAGCTATCCAAGTTGAACCAGTACAACGTGAAGAACCGGAACTTTATCCGTCAGTTTATGCGTGGTGCGACAGAGTTGACCTTGGACTCGGCCGGTCGGGTGCTGTTACCGAAAACCCTTTTGGAATATGCGAATATTCAAGGGGATGTTTTCCTGCAGTGCCAATTCGATAAAATCGAGGTTTGGGCGAAAGCTGAATACGAAAATCTGATGGAGGGTAATTCGGATGAGGATTTTGCATCCTTGGCAGAAGAAGTTATGGGCGGATTTGATTTTGGAGGATTGGGAGATGAGTAA
- a CDS encoding FtsL-like putative cell division protein encodes MAKRNTIKQKELSEEVQEEMSDAVEEKVEETENYLKNIFSQKRISSYLVAKNLPFVAFLAFLGLLYITNRHLAENTVRKIDKLGREVKEMSWDYKSLNAELMKLTTQTEIAKRADTLGLKERTEPPIKLEIVKEVK; translated from the coding sequence ATGGCAAAGAGAAATACCATAAAGCAGAAAGAGCTGAGTGAGGAAGTTCAGGAGGAAATGTCCGATGCGGTTGAAGAGAAGGTTGAGGAAACGGAAAATTACCTGAAGAACATCTTTTCGCAGAAGAGAATCTCTTCCTATTTGGTTGCCAAGAACTTACCGTTTGTGGCATTTCTTGCTTTCTTGGGGTTGCTGTATATCACGAACCGACATTTGGCAGAAAACACGGTTCGGAAGATCGATAAACTGGGACGTGAAGTGAAGGAGATGAGTTGGGATTATAAGTCGCTGAATGCGGAATTGATGAAGTTGACCACGCAGACAGAGATTGCCAAGCGGGCGGATACATTGGGACTGAAGGAAAGGACCGAACCGCCGATTAAGTTAGAAATTGTTAAAGAAGTAAAATAG